The DNA window GGTAATTTGGACTGATAAATGCATCGAAATTCTCGGCAGAATATTTTAAACAGCGGTTTCCTCTCAATAGTTTATATTCGAAATAGAGCGCCACTTCTTGTACCACCGCTTCATCATTTTGATATAAACTCGCGTAATAAAGACTGGTAAGCAAATTTTCTTTGGCATCAGTTCTTAAATCCCCGATTGGTAATTGCGAACCCGTCAAAATCACAGGTTTTCTTAAATTTTTGAGCATGAAACTCAGTGCAGAAGCCGTGTAAGCCATCGTATCTGTTCCGTGAAGAATCAAAAATCCATCAAAAAGGTGATAATTTTCCTCAATCAGTTGAGCGATTTCCTTCCATTCTTCTGGTCCTACATCTGATGAATCCAAAGGTTCTGAAAACTGATGAACGCTTACTTCGCATTCCAGCAGATTCATCTCTGGGATTTTATTGAAAATATGATTGAAATCAAAAGCGCGAAGACTATTGGTTTCATAATCTTTCTCCATTCCGATGGTTCCGCCTGTGTATATGATGAGGACTTTTCTTTTCATGTAAAATTTTCTTTTTTGTAGAATTTTTCAGACTTTAAAGTTAAAAATTTAAAGTTAATTTCTAAAATATTTTGCAATTTTGCCAAATGATTCCTAAAAACAGACTTCAAGAAACTTTTGATTATCTAAAACAATTTCTTACTGATGAAAGATTGAGTAAAATAGAGCATTTTTCTCAGGAAAGTTCAGATTTTGTGCTTCCGGTGATGGAAGATGTGTATCAATTCCGTAATGCAGCAGCAATTGTAAGAAGTGTGGAAGCCTGCGGTTTTCATCACGTAGTTGCTTTGGAAGAAGAAAATGTTTAACCCAAATCTAAAGGTTACGAAAGGTGCAGAAACTTGGGTGAAAGTTGAAAAAATGCCTAATAATTTAGATTCTTTGAAGGAAATCAAAAACAGAGGTTATAAAATTTTGGCGGTTTCTCCAGAAAATAACGCGACCATGTTGCCTGATTACGAAGTGAAAGAACCGATTGCACTGGTTTTTGGGACAGAATTGGAAGGCGTTTCTGATGAAATTTTAGATTTTGCAGATGAAACTTTGGCCATTCCCATGTATGGTTTTACCAAAAGTTTTAACGTTTCGGTTGCCGCCGCAATTTGTATGTACGAATTGAAGCAAAAGCTTATGAAATCTGGAATTGATTATAAATTATCTGAAGAAAAATTACTAGAAATGAAAATCAGATGGACGGTAAATTCCATCAGAAGTGGCGAAGAACTTTTGGAAAGATTTTTGAAAGGTTAGTTCCACAGAGTACGCTGATGAAATATCAATAATTTTCCGCTAAAGAGAATTTGCTAAATCTGCTAATCAGCGAGAAAATTTTTAAAATTCACTTTTCTGAAAAAAATTGACTATTCACTTATTGACTTATAGTAATTCCACGCAGCTACGAAAATCCCTGCGGTTTCTGTTCTTAATCTTTGGTGCCCCAGTGAAACGGCTTTTATGCCTTTTTCGGCTAACATTTTAATTTCTTTTTCGGAAAAATCACCTTCTGGACCAATAAGGAAAGTAGGATTGGTCAATTCTGGAATGTCACTGAGGTTGATGCGTTCAAAAGCCACATCGCAATGTGCCACAAAAGTCATTTCCGGATTTACATTTTTAATAAAATCTGAAAGTTTTGTAACATCATTAATTTTTGGAAAGTGAAATCTTAAACTTTGTTTAGAGGCTGCAACAGCTTGTTTTCTGAGTTTGTCGATGTTCAGGTTTTTACGTTCTGTTTTTTCAGTATTCAGAATGGTAATCTCAGAAATACCCATTTCTGTTGCTTTTTCCACGAAAAATTCAATTCTGTCGATGTTTTTGGTAGGAGCAATCGCAATATGCAATTGTTTGGTAAGATTAGGGAAATATTCTTGAACTTCCGTAACGTTCAGACTGACTTTTTTCCCTTCAAAAACGAGGTTTCCTTTGGCGAGATTTCCTTTTCCGTCTGTCACAAAGATTTCTTCGCCTTCTTTCATGCGAAGAACTTTCACAATGTGCTGTTGCTCTTCGTCATTAATTTTTACATCTGGAATAATTTCGCCAAAGAAAAGTTTCATTTATTATTTTTTAAACAGTGAAACGATTTTTTTTACTAAAGTAATCACCAATACCATGATGACACCGCCTAAAATTCCAGCGCCAAATTCATTAACAATCGCAGGAGTAGGTAAATCTTCAATCAAATGATGTAAATATTCTACATTGTGTAGGAAAATTCCTCCAGCTACTAGAATTAAAGCAATGGTACCCACTACTCCTAAAATTTTAATTACCCAAGGCAACATATTGATAAGCAATTGACCAATGTTAAATAAAATTCCGCCTTCTTTTCTTGATTTTTTTTGCAGTTTGTAACCAGCGTCATCCATTCTTACAATTAAAGCTACAATTCCATAAACCCCAACTGTAGCGATGATTGAAACGACTGTAACTGTTAAAATTTGATTTAATAATGGTTGGTCTAATACAGAACCTAAAGCAATAATTACAATTTCTAAAGACAAAATAAAATCGGTGGTGATAGCAGATTTTACTTTTGCTTTTTCTGCAGCGATAGGATCATCCATCACATCTAAAGCTTCTTCGTGTTCTGTTTTGTGGTCATTCTTATGAAAGAAAAATTCTATAATTTTTTCGGCACCTTCATAAGCCAGATATAAACCACCAATCACTAAAATAATTTTGATGGCTGCAGGAAATAACCAGTTTAACCCAAAAATAATGGGTAAAATAATCAATTTGTTAAGAAATGAACCTTTGGTAATTGCCCAAAGTACAGGTAATTCTCTAGAAGAAAGGAAGCCTGTTGCTTTTTCGGCGTTTACGGCCAAGTCGTCTCCTAAAATCCCTGCGGTTTTTTTGGTTGCCAGTTTACTAGCAACTGCTACATCGTCCATCAATGCAGCGATATCATCTAATATTGCGAAAAATCCTGAAGCCATAATTGTTGAGTTATGAGTTAAAAGTTATGAGTTTGTTTAAAAATTTAAAATTACGATATATTATTATTTTTCATCATCCAACATCATTACATATCATATCTTGCAGTTGCGCTGGTTCTTAAATCTGTAAATTCTCCACGCTCGAATTTTAGTTTTGCTACCATGGCAATCATTGCTGCATTGTCTGTAGTGTATTCAAATTTTGGGATGTAAACGTTCCAGCCTAATTTTTCTACATTGTTCTGCATGGCTTCTCTCAAGCCAGAATTAGCAGAAACTCCACCTGCAATCGCTACTTCTTTTACATCGTAATCTTTAGCAGCTTTTTCTAATTTTTTCATCAGAACATCGATGATGGTTTTCTGAACAGAAGCGCAAAGATTTTCTACATTTTCTTGAATGAAATTTGGGTTTTCTTTCAACTGTTTTTGAAGGAAATATAAAACCGAAGTTTTAATTCCGCTGAATGAATAATCGTAGTTTTCGAGTTTAGGTTTTCCAAAAGTGAAAGCATCTGGATTTCCTAATTTAGCGAGTTTATCGATAATTGGACCTGCAGGATAATCTAATCCCATGATTTTTCCGATTTTGTCAAAAGCTTCACCAGCTGCATCATCAATGGTTTTCCCAATGATTTCCATATCAAAATAATCTTTCACCAAAACAATCATAGTGTGTCCTCCAGAAACGGTAAGACACAAAAATGGAAATTTTGGTGGCATCGGATTTGCATCTTCGATAAAGTGGCAAAGAATATGTGCCTGAAGATGGTTAACTTCAATCAATGGGACATCTAAACTCATCGCTAATGATTTGGCAAAAGAAGTTCCTACAAGTAGAGAACCTAAAAGTCCAGGTCCGCGAGTAAATCCTATGGCAGAAATATCTTTTTGTTGTATATTTGCTTTAGTGAAGGATTTTTCCACTACAGGAATAATGTTTTGTTGGTGGGCTCTAGAAGCCAATTCTGGAACTACGCCACCATATTCTTGGTGTACCGTTTGATTCGCTGCTATATTAGAAAGGATTTTATTTCCGTTAATAATGGCAGCAGAAGTATCATCACAAGAAGATTCTATTCCTAAAATAATTGGTTCATTCATAATTAATGGCAAATTTAGAAAATAATAACTCCGAAAACAACAAACCAATTTCAGAAAAAGTTGGTGAAAAAATAACTGATGTTGCAGAAGGCGTAAAACACACTATAGAACATCCTGTAGAAGCTGCCAAAGAAACTGTTGCTCAGGCTGTAGAAGATGTACAAAAGTTTTCTTGGTGGGCCAAATTGTTCCTTTGGTTTGCCGCAATTGCGTCTTTTTTATTTCTTACTTTTTTAATTATTATCAATCTTCCTGCAACTAAGGATCGTGCTGCAAATTATGCTTTAGGATTTTTGGAAGAAGACTTTGGAGTAAAAATTTCCAAAGAAAAAGTAGAAGTGAATATTCTGGGAGATGTTATCATTCATGGTCTTAGAATAAAAGACCACAGAAGTAATGATTTAATCTTTGCTAAGCAATTTAGAGCAGATTCTGACTGGTTATCAATCTTGAAAATTGGAAAATCTAGACAACTTGATTTCTCTACGTTGACGCTTTCTGAGGCAGATGTAAAAGTGGTGACTTATAAAGGTGATTCTATTGATAATTTTAACAGATTTATTACCAAATTTGATAGTGGAAAACCAAGTGATCCTAAAAAACCACCTTTCAAACTCAATTCTAGAGTTGTTATTTTAAATTCTAAAATTTCTATCATTAATCAAAATCATGATGGAGACGAAGGAAAATGGTTGCAAGCTGAAAATGTAAATCTTATTGCACCACATCTTAATATTTCTGGACCAGATATTTCTGCTAGAATTAATAATCTTAGTTTTAAGACCAAAAGATGGGGAAAAGTACACACTTTAGATACTTTTTCTACAGATTTCTCGATGTCTAAAGAATTTTTGAGTTTAAAGGATTTAACACTTTATACCGATCATTCGCTTTTACAAGGTGACCTTACTTTTCATTTAGACAAAGAAACCAAGTGGCAAGATTTCAATAATAAAGTGAATTGGGAAATGAAAATGAAGCGCGGAAGTGCTGTTTCAGGCTATGATATTTCCTATTTTGTTACTAAATGGGATAATTATACCGCCATCAATCTTTCGGGAGACATGAATGGACCGCTGAATAATTTCAGGCTCAATGATTTCCTTTTAACAGGCGAAAATGTAAATATTTACACGCCAAATACTAAGTTTAGAAATTTATTGAAAGGGAATTTTAATATTGTAACCAATAATATTTCTACCAATTTTACTTATCCTGCGCTTCGAGCGATGGTTCCGAGTTTCGTAGCCAATAAAATGAAGAATTTCGCAGATCCTTTCGGAAGAATTCAATACAAAGGTGCGGTAGATGTTACGCCAAAAAGAGTAATTGCCAAAGGAAATGCTATTACAACTATTGGTAGAGCAAATGCAGATATTGTTTTGTCTGATATTGACCAACAAAATCCTCGATATCTTGGTGTTTTAGACGTGAAAGATTTCAATACTTCTGCGATTACTAAAAACAATACGGTAGGTTTAATTTCGGGGAGATTTAATGTAGATGGAAGAGGTTTTGATGTTAATACCTTGACTTTAAGAACCAAATCTAATATTTCTAAAATTGATATCACAGGAAAAACCATTAACAATCTATATCTAGACGGAACGCTTGACAAAAAACAATATAACGGAATTATCACCATTAATGATGAAGAAGCAAAAGGAAAAATAACTGGAAAAATTGACTTTTCTACGCCAAGACTTTTTGCGGATATCAAAGGAAATATAGATTATCTTAATTTGAGTTATTTCGGAGTTCAAGGTAACGGAAAATCTGTTTTCAGTGGAAATATTGATGGGAAATTAGCTTTCAAAGATTTGAATGATATGAATCTTGATGCGCAACTCAATAATGTGATTTTCTATGCAGGTGACCAAAAAATAGACGTTCCGAATGGTAGCGTAAAAGCCTACTTCGAAAACGGAAATAGAATTGTAGATGCAGATATTCCGAATGTGGTAAAAGGAAACATTTCTGGAAAATATAATTTGGGAGATTTAGGAAAAATGTTCCAAAATGGTTTTGATAAAATTTTGGTCGGAAATCCACAAAGAAGATTGTACAAAGGTCAACAGTTTACCTATAATTTTGATGTGAGTCAAAAACTGGTGAATTATTTTGAGCCGAATTTAAAAATTCCTGAAGGTGCGAAAATTGACGGTTCGTATAACGGAAACACCAATGATTTAGTGCTGAATCTTAATTCGACTTCACTGAAATATATTTTGACTAAAAAACAAGAGATTTCTCAAGCAGACAGACTTTTGGCGCAAGCAAATCCAGAATATAAACTAGACGAAAACAAGGTGACCAAAGATTCTGCGATGATTAATAATATCACCATCAGAATCAATACAGCAAATCCTTCTGAACAAATTTTCGCCAATATTGGTAGGGTAGAATACAGCAAAAATGTATTAAAAGATGTAACACTTTTTGGGGAAAATGAGAATGATGAAAGATTGCATTTGATTGCTAATTTTAAACTTGGAACGCTAGAAGATGAGCAAAATGATGCCATGAAATCTTATGCCATTAATCTCAATCAAAGTGTAGATGCAAATGGAGATTATGTGGTGAAATTTAATCCAACAGAACTGAAGCTGAACAATTTTACTTGGAATGTAGACACCTCTCCAGAACTCAATCATAGCATAACTTATCGTAAAAAAACGGGAGATTTTCTTATTAAAAATCTTCGATTATATTCTGAGGACAGCGAATTATTTGTAAAGGAAGCGACTTATAAAGATGCCAAAGATTTCACCGCAGATATAGATGTGAAAAATGTAGAAATTTCTAAAATTTTAGATTTATTACCGAGCCAAAAAGGAAATCTTGACCTAAAAGGAATTGCCAATGGAAACATACAGTTGAAGATGAGCAAAACCAGCTTCGAACCTTTGGTTGATTTAAAAGTTAAAGATATTTTCTTAAGCGGAAAACAATTGGGAGATATGGTGATTTCTGCGAAAAATAGTGCTCAACCTAATATTTTTGACATTAATGCAAAAATCCTTTCTTCTGAATTTTTAGGAAAAAATCAATTAGAAGTTACGGGAACTATAGATAATAATACCACTTCTCCTACTTTAAATTTAACCGCAGATTTGCAAGAATTTAATCTTGGGTTTGTGCAAGCATTTGTGACTAATATATTCTCTAATTTCCGTGGGAAAGCAACTGGAGTTGTAGCGATTAACGGTCCGTTGAATGATATTAATTACGGCGGAGATGTTGCTTTAAAGGATTTTGGACTGAAAGTTAATTTTAATGGAGTAGATTATACTTTTGCTGATGCTACTGTCTTGTTGCAAAACGGAAACATTTTAGTTACTGAACCTGTGAAAATTAAGGATGGAAGAAATAATTCTTCGGGAACGCTTTCATTGGCGCAGATTAATTTGAGTAATCTTTCTAATATTGGAGCCAACGTCTTAATTACTTCGGATAATTTGATGCTTTTGGATACCAAACAAAGCGATTTTGATTTATTCTGGGGTAAAATTTATGGAAAAGGCGACTTGTATGTAGGTTTTGATAATGGGAAACTCAGTATTACTGCAGGTAAAGATACGCCAACAGATTCAGAGCCTTTCCAAATTTTGAATAACAGTATTTTCACTCTTAATAGTAATACCACTTCTTCTGTCGATGAGTTTAAAATGCTCAGATTCTTAAAAGAAGACAAAACAGGTGTGGTAAGTATTGATGAAGGAACGAAAAAAGGGGTAAATATGGATATTAACCTTCTTTTGAGTGTTGACAAAGGTTCTACTGTAAGTGTTTTGGTGGGAGATGATATCGGAGATATTGTGGTGAGAGGAGATTCAGATAAATTAAAATTTGTCATGAAACCAAATGGAAGAATTTCTCTTGATGGAACATATTCTGTGGAAAACGGAACGTATATTTCTAAAGCAATTCTAGAAAAAACCTTCCAAATTGATAAATTTAGTAGCATTTCTTGGGATGGAGATCCATTTAATCCGGCATTAAATATTACTGCAAATTATTACAGAACAGTTTCTAATGCTACAGAATATTTAGGCGTTGGTAATTTGCCGCCGATTAATGTAATGCTTCAAACAAAAATCACCCAAAATCTTAGAAATCCTAAAATTGAGTTTGATGTTCAAGCGCCAGATGTTTCTTCTCAGGTAAAAGAAGCTTTGACGGTAAGAATGAGCAATAATGACGAAAAAACGCTACAATTCGGTTCTGTATTGCTTCTCAATAATTTCAATACTTCTAATACAGGTGGATTTGGAAATATCAATATTGGGAATGTGGGTTCTGATTTGGGGTATAATTTGGTTTTAAAACAATTGGGCAACGTAATCAATACGATTAGTGAGCAGTTCCAAATTGACTTGAATTACATCAAAGGTGACCAAGCTTCTAATACAGCAGATAGAGCCAATATTGGCGGTAATTTTATTCTTTCGCCAAGAGTAACCTTAAAAACTGGTTTTGGAATTCCTGTTGCAAAAACCGAAA is part of the Cloacibacterium normanense genome and encodes:
- a CDS encoding asparaginase, giving the protein MKRKVLIIYTGGTIGMEKDYETNSLRAFDFNHIFNKIPEMNLLECEVSVHQFSEPLDSSDVGPEEWKEIAQLIEENYHLFDGFLILHGTDTMAYTASALSFMLKNLRKPVILTGSQLPIGDLRTDAKENLLTSLYYASLYQNDEAVVQEVALYFEYKLLRGNRCLKYSAENFDAFISPNYPILGESGVHLKVEETMLYRTPHQEDFSVDLHLNDSILLWRIFPGINLESLPQIPKIKVLILQVFGSGTIFSNKKTEEVLQKIRNNGTEIVVISQCVSGGISIGKYNNSNIFKKIGAISGHDITAESALAKAMHLIDNPNYSGDFAENFKKNLRGEISEIEE
- a CDS encoding RsmE family RNA methyltransferase produces the protein MKLFFGEIIPDVKINDEEQQHIVKVLRMKEGEEIFVTDGKGNLAKGNLVFEGKKVSLNVTEVQEYFPNLTKQLHIAIAPTKNIDRIEFFVEKATEMGISEITILNTEKTERKNLNIDKLRKQAVAASKQSLRFHFPKINDVTKLSDFIKNVNPEMTFVAHCDVAFERINLSDIPELTNPTFLIGPEGDFSEKEIKMLAEKGIKAVSLGHQRLRTETAGIFVAAWNYYKSISE
- a CDS encoding DUF808 domain-containing protein, with amino-acid sequence MASGFFAILDDIAALMDDVAVASKLATKKTAGILGDDLAVNAEKATGFLSSRELPVLWAITKGSFLNKLIILPIIFGLNWLFPAAIKIILVIGGLYLAYEGAEKIIEFFFHKNDHKTEHEEALDVMDDPIAAEKAKVKSAITTDFILSLEIVIIALGSVLDQPLLNQILTVTVVSIIATVGVYGIVALIVRMDDAGYKLQKKSRKEGGILFNIGQLLINMLPWVIKILGVVGTIALILVAGGIFLHNVEYLHHLIEDLPTPAIVNEFGAGILGGVIMVLVITLVKKIVSLFKK
- the tsaD gene encoding tRNA (adenosine(37)-N6)-threonylcarbamoyltransferase complex transferase subunit TsaD; amino-acid sequence: MNEPIILGIESSCDDTSAAIINGNKILSNIAANQTVHQEYGGVVPELASRAHQQNIIPVVEKSFTKANIQQKDISAIGFTRGPGLLGSLLVGTSFAKSLAMSLDVPLIEVNHLQAHILCHFIEDANPMPPKFPFLCLTVSGGHTMIVLVKDYFDMEIIGKTIDDAAGEAFDKIGKIMGLDYPAGPIIDKLAKLGNPDAFTFGKPKLENYDYSFSGIKTSVLYFLQKQLKENPNFIQENVENLCASVQKTIIDVLMKKLEKAAKDYDVKEVAIAGGVSANSGLREAMQNNVEKLGWNVYIPKFEYTTDNAAMIAMVAKLKFERGEFTDLRTSATARYDM
- a CDS encoding translocation/assembly module TamB domain-containing protein, producing MANLENNNSENNKPISEKVGEKITDVAEGVKHTIEHPVEAAKETVAQAVEDVQKFSWWAKLFLWFAAIASFLFLTFLIIINLPATKDRAANYALGFLEEDFGVKISKEKVEVNILGDVIIHGLRIKDHRSNDLIFAKQFRADSDWLSILKIGKSRQLDFSTLTLSEADVKVVTYKGDSIDNFNRFITKFDSGKPSDPKKPPFKLNSRVVILNSKISIINQNHDGDEGKWLQAENVNLIAPHLNISGPDISARINNLSFKTKRWGKVHTLDTFSTDFSMSKEFLSLKDLTLYTDHSLLQGDLTFHLDKETKWQDFNNKVNWEMKMKRGSAVSGYDISYFVTKWDNYTAINLSGDMNGPLNNFRLNDFLLTGENVNIYTPNTKFRNLLKGNFNIVTNNISTNFTYPALRAMVPSFVANKMKNFADPFGRIQYKGAVDVTPKRVIAKGNAITTIGRANADIVLSDIDQQNPRYLGVLDVKDFNTSAITKNNTVGLISGRFNVDGRGFDVNTLTLRTKSNISKIDITGKTINNLYLDGTLDKKQYNGIITINDEEAKGKITGKIDFSTPRLFADIKGNIDYLNLSYFGVQGNGKSVFSGNIDGKLAFKDLNDMNLDAQLNNVIFYAGDQKIDVPNGSVKAYFENGNRIVDADIPNVVKGNISGKYNLGDLGKMFQNGFDKILVGNPQRRLYKGQQFTYNFDVSQKLVNYFEPNLKIPEGAKIDGSYNGNTNDLVLNLNSTSLKYILTKKQEISQADRLLAQANPEYKLDENKVTKDSAMINNITIRINTANPSEQIFANIGRVEYSKNVLKDVTLFGENENDERLHLIANFKLGTLEDEQNDAMKSYAINLNQSVDANGDYVVKFNPTELKLNNFTWNVDTSPELNHSITYRKKTGDFLIKNLRLYSEDSELFVKEATYKDAKDFTADIDVKNVEISKILDLLPSQKGNLDLKGIANGNIQLKMSKTSFEPLVDLKVKDIFLSGKQLGDMVISAKNSAQPNIFDINAKILSSEFLGKNQLEVTGTIDNNTTSPTLNLTADLQEFNLGFVQAFVTNIFSNFRGKATGVVAINGPLNDINYGGDVALKDFGLKVNFNGVDYTFADATVLLQNGNILVTEPVKIKDGRNNSSGTLSLAQINLSNLSNIGANVLITSDNLMLLDTKQSDFDLFWGKIYGKGDLYVGFDNGKLSITAGKDTPTDSEPFQILNNSIFTLNSNTTSSVDEFKMLRFLKEDKTGVVSIDEGTKKGVNMDINLLLSVDKGSTVSVLVGDDIGDIVVRGDSDKLKFVMKPNGRISLDGTYSVENGTYISKAILEKTFQIDKFSSISWDGDPFNPALNITANYYRTVSNATEYLGVGNLPPINVMLQTKITQNLRNPKIEFDVQAPDVSSQVKEALTVRMSNNDEKTLQFGSVLLLNNFNTSNTGGFGNINIGNVGSDLGYNLVLKQLGNVINTISEQFQIDLNYIKGDQASNTADRANIGGNFILSPRVTLKTGFGIPVAKTENTYGNYLSGEGIIEYDVSKKNDGSLILRAYSKPSNLGLGTTLNSTANQTYGAGVVYSKSFNNLFKKKNKVKDSLKNSNKNKPETIKIDSAK